A window of Juglans regia cultivar Chandler chromosome 7, Walnut 2.0, whole genome shotgun sequence contains these coding sequences:
- the LOC108991847 gene encoding zinc finger CCCH domain-containing protein 29-like — translation MCSGSNNKLSSLSFEMEGGFQKHNRFFYDCSVLLELSAMDDLEAFRSEVEEKGFDVNEASFWYCRRIGSKKMAFEERTSLMIAALSGSVKVLNYLIETGKVDVNRVCGSDKVTALHCAVAGGTNSSLGIVKLLLDASADADCINANGNRPVDLIGHVLKSPSNSNWKAMELLLKGDISVGEGEQTAIQEEEQQKIAMPQLLKEATEKKEYPTDVSLPDINNGIYGTDEFRMYTFKVKPCSRAYSHDWTDCPFVHPGENARRRDPRKYPYSCVPCPEFRKGTCQKGDTCEYAHGVFESWLHPAQYRTRICKDETGCMRKVCFFAHKPEELRPVYASTGSAMPSPKSHMTGAPDMTMMSPLALSSSSMSTTTTATPIMSPKSGSLWQNKLNLTPPALQLPGSRLKTALSARDLDLEMELLGLESHASQQQHQQQLIDEITRLSTSSPSPSPSPPCWNKEFSQIGDLKTTNLDDIFGSLDSSMLSQLQGLPLKSTTPTQLQSANGLQMRQNMNQLRASYPTNLSSSPVRKSSSFGFDSSAAVAAAVMNSRSAAFAKRSQSFIDRGAGIQRPGLTAAGNSASMMPSTHSDWRSPDGKLDWGINGDELNKLKKSASFRFRDNNVATATTLMPSVVNEPDVSWVNSLVKDVSHESSGLFATKNQQYNYGNAGNEILPPWVEQLYMEQEQMVA, via the coding sequence ATGTGCAGTGGTTCAAACAATAAACTTTCTTCCTTAAGCTTTGAGATGGAAGGTGGATTTCAGAAACATAATAGGTTTTTTTATGATTGCTCTGTTTTGCTGGAATTGTCTGCTATGGATGATCTTGAGGCGTTCAGGAGCGAAGTAGAAGAGAAGGGTTTTGATGTCAACGAGGCAAGCTTTTGGTATTGTAGAAGAATTGGGTCGAAGAAGATGGCGTTTGAAGAGAGGACATCTCTTATGATAGCTGCCCTGTCTGGTAGCGTCAAGGTTTTGAATTATCTAATTGAGACCGGCAAGGTTGATGTCAATAGAGTTTGTGGTTCAGATAAAGTCACTGCACTCCATTGTGCTGTTGCTGGTGGTACCAATTCTTCACTTGGTATTGTTAAGCTCTTGCTTGATGCATCTGCCGATGCTGATTGTATTAATGCTAATGGTAATAGGCCTGTCGATTTGATTGGCCATGTGCTGAAATCGCCCTCCAATTCGAATTGGAAGGCAATGGAGTTGTTGCTTAAAGGTGATATTTCAGTTGGGGAAGGTGAACAAACTGCGATCCAAGAGGAAGAGCAGCAGAAGATAGCAATGCCTCAACTATTGAAAGAAGCAACTGAGAAGAAAGAATACCCTACTGATGTATCACTGCCTGACATAAACAATGGGATATATGGGACTGATGAGTTTAGGATGTACACTTTCAAGGTGAAGCCTTGCTCAAGGGCATACTCCCATGACTGGACTGACTGTCCTTTTGTCCATCCTGGGGAGAACGCAAGGAGAAGAGACCCACGGAAGTATCCCTATAGCTGTGTTCCCTGCCCCGAGTTTCGGAAAGGGACATGCCAAAAGGGTGATACCTGTGAGTATGCACATGGTGTTTTTGAGTCCTGGCTTCATCCTGCCCAATATCGAACCCGGATTTGCAAGGATGAGACTGGGTGCATGCGTAAAGTCTGCTTCTTTGCTCACAAGCCTGAGGAATTGCGCCCTGTATATGCTTCCACAGGTTCAGCTATGCCTTCGCCTAAATCTCATATGACTGGTGCACCAGACATGACAATGATGAGCCCGTTGGCTCTCAGTTCATCATCTATGTCAACAACTACTACTGCAACACCAATCATGTCTCCCAAGAGTGGAAGCTTGTGGCAAAACAAACTTAACCTCACTCCACCAGCCTTGCAGCTTCCTGGTAGCCGGCTAAAGACTGCTTTGAGCGCTAGAGATTTGGATTTGGAGATGGAATTGCTTGGGCTAGAAAGTCATGCTAGCCAACAACAGCATCAACAGCAATTGATTGATGAGATAACTCGTCTCTCGACctcatctccatctccatcccCATCCCCACCCTGCTGGAACAAGGAATTCAGTCAGATTGGAGATTTAAAAACTACTAACCTTGATGATATTTTTGGATCTCTTGATTCTTCCATGCTGTCACAGTTGCAAGGACTTCCACTAAAATCCACAACACCAACCCAGTTACAATCTGCAAATGGTCTCCAGATGCGCCAGAACATGAACCAACTTCGCGCAAGCTATCCAACCAACCTCTCGTCCTCCCCAGTgagaaaatcatcatcatttggGTTTGACTCGTCCGCTGCAGTTGCGGCGGCAGTGATGAATTCCAGGTCTGCAGCCTTTGCAAAGCGAAGCCAGAGTTTTATTGATCGTGGAGCAGGGATTCAACGACCTGGCCTTACTGCTGCTGGCAACTCTGCATCTATGATGCCCTCTACTCATTCAGATTGGAGGTCACCTGATGGGAAATTGGATTGGGGCATTAACGGAGATGAGCTGAACAAGCTCAAGAAGTCTGCTTCTTTTCGGTTCCGAGACAACAACGTGGCAACAGCTACAACCTTGATGCCATCTGTAGTTAATGAGCCAGATGTCTCCTGGGTTAATTCCTTGGTTAAGGATGTTTCTCATGAGAGTTCTGGGCTTTTTGCCACAAAGAATCAGCAGTATAATTATGGTAACGCGGGCAATGAGATTCTTCCTCCTTGGGTGGAGCAGCTGTACATGGAGCAGGAGCAGATGGTGGCATAA